One window from the genome of Pseudomonadota bacterium encodes:
- a CDS encoding transposase → MARKPRIDYPGAWHHVMHRGARRAPIFNSDDHCGTFLGHVAATVETFGIEVHAYSLMPNHYHLLVRSPHGNLSRAMRHLNASYTQHVNARHGWDGPVFRGRFHSELVRNEASLPFLLAYIHLNPLRAGLVTRLDSDCWTSHRAYMGRDPAPPWLTLGYLLGVLGSAAKLHGYVGDVHRKRIAWPDGMSLDTGWLNEKETSPARNVEAPIAARFGDPRIVMTNVCEVAGVRKSELSRAACGPRANPPRRLAVFALRRWTSMTHGEIGAALDMSPTQVANVLRRFDASAEPMKAWVEALGARLYDK, encoded by the coding sequence ATGGCTAGGAAACCCCGCATCGACTATCCGGGCGCGTGGCACCACGTCATGCACCGGGGCGCTCGTCGCGCGCCCATCTTCAACTCCGATGATCACTGCGGCACGTTCCTCGGACACGTCGCGGCGACTGTCGAAACGTTCGGCATCGAGGTGCACGCCTATTCGCTGATGCCGAACCACTACCACCTGCTCGTCAGGTCACCCCACGGCAACCTGTCGCGCGCGATGCGTCACCTGAACGCGAGCTACACGCAGCACGTCAACGCGAGGCACGGCTGGGACGGGCCGGTCTTCCGCGGCCGGTTCCACAGCGAGCTCGTACGAAACGAGGCGAGCCTCCCGTTCTTGCTCGCGTACATTCATCTGAACCCATTGCGCGCTGGTCTCGTCACGCGCCTCGACTCCGACTGCTGGACGAGCCACCGCGCTTACATGGGTCGCGACCCCGCGCCCCCTTGGCTGACGCTCGGATACCTTCTCGGCGTGCTCGGCTCCGCGGCGAAGCTGCACGGCTACGTCGGAGACGTTCACCGAAAGCGCATCGCGTGGCCGGACGGCATGTCGCTCGACACGGGTTGGTTGAACGAGAAAGAGACGAGCCCGGCGCGAAACGTCGAAGCGCCGATCGCGGCCCGCTTCGGTGACCCGCGGATCGTCATGACGAATGTCTGCGAGGTCGCGGGTGTCCGGAAGTCGGAGTTGTCCCGCGCTGCCTGCGGTCCGCGCGCTAATCCGCCGCGCCGTCTGGCGGTGTTCGCCTTGCGCAGATGGACCTCGATGACACACGGCGAGATCGGCGCCGCGCTCGACATGTCGCCGACCCAGGTGGCGAACGTCCTGCGGAGATTCGACGCGTCCGCCGAGCCGATGAAGGCGTGGGTCGAGGCGCTCGGCGCGCGTCTATATGACAAGTGA